In Nostoc sp. GT001, a genomic segment contains:
- the rfbD gene encoding dTDP-4-dehydrorhamnose reductase yields MTKSILLIGSNGQVGKELQQILSSSGDIISVARPTVDLTQPDTLRKVIRSKQPQIIINAAAYTAVDKAESEPELATAINAFAPLFLAQESQKLGAFLIHISTDYVFDGNGCSPYQETDATNPLSVYGKTKLAGEEAIRENCAHHLILRTAWVYGTFGKSNFVKTMLRLSAERQELRVVADQIGSPTWAQDIAAVIAQTIPQLTPEISGTYHYTNSGVASWYDFAVAIFEEAQQLGFPLKVERVVPITTAEYPTPARRPAYSVLACGKIAAILGTYPPHWRQRLRQMLTDLKIEHGE; encoded by the coding sequence ATGACTAAATCAATTTTGCTGATTGGTAGTAACGGTCAAGTGGGTAAGGAACTACAACAAATACTTTCATCATCCGGCGATATTATCTCAGTAGCACGCCCAACAGTAGACCTTACCCAACCCGATACCCTCCGCAAAGTTATCAGATCCAAGCAGCCACAAATCATCATTAATGCTGCCGCTTATACTGCTGTAGATAAAGCCGAAAGCGAACCCGAACTTGCTACCGCTATTAATGCTTTTGCACCCCTATTTCTTGCCCAAGAAAGCCAAAAGTTAGGAGCTTTTCTAATTCATATTTCGACCGATTACGTTTTTGATGGCAATGGCTGTAGCCCTTACCAAGAAACTGATGCGACTAATCCGTTGAGTGTTTATGGTAAAACCAAACTCGCTGGAGAAGAAGCTATTCGGGAAAATTGCGCCCATCATCTCATTCTCCGCACAGCTTGGGTTTATGGAACCTTTGGCAAAAGTAACTTTGTTAAAACCATGCTGCGACTAAGTGCAGAACGCCAAGAACTCCGTGTTGTCGCCGATCAAATTGGTAGCCCGACTTGGGCGCAAGATATAGCGGCAGTTATAGCCCAGACGATTCCCCAATTAACTCCAGAAATTAGCGGCACTTATCACTACACTAATAGCGGCGTTGCTAGCTGGTATGATTTTGCCGTCGCCATTTTTGAAGAAGCCCAACAGCTAGGCTTCCCTTTGAAAGTTGAACGTGTTGTCCCCATTACAACCGCCGAATATCCCACACCAGCCCGTCGCCCTGCTTATTCCGTCCTTGCTTGTGGAAAAATTGCGGCAATTCTAGGGACTTATCCCCCCCATTGGCGACAAAGACTCCGGCAAATGCTCACAGATTTGAAAATTGAGCATGGGGAATAG
- the rfbC gene encoding dTDP-4-dehydrorhamnose 3,5-epimerase — MSIVHTKIPEVIQLEPQVFGDERGLFFEAYNHQKFAQEIGIVTNFVQDNHSCSKQNVLRGLHYQIQQPQGKLIRAIVGTIFDVAVDIRTSSPTFGKWVGYELSAKNKRLLWIPPGFAHGFLALSEIAEVLYKTTDYYAPRSDRTILWNDPDLAIDWPLSEPPILSAKDQAGKSFRTAEVFD; from the coding sequence ATGAGCATTGTACATACCAAAATTCCCGAAGTTATCCAACTCGAACCCCAAGTCTTTGGAGATGAACGCGGTTTATTTTTTGAAGCTTACAACCACCAAAAATTTGCTCAAGAGATAGGGATTGTTACGAACTTCGTCCAAGATAATCACTCTTGCTCTAAACAAAACGTCTTACGTGGATTGCATTATCAAATCCAACAACCTCAAGGTAAACTCATTCGGGCGATTGTTGGCACTATTTTTGATGTAGCCGTAGACATTAGAACAAGTTCGCCGACCTTCGGTAAGTGGGTAGGTTATGAACTCAGTGCTAAAAACAAACGCCTACTGTGGATACCACCAGGCTTTGCTCACGGCTTTCTGGCGCTTTCAGAAATAGCCGAAGTTCTCTACAAAACTACAGATTACTACGCGCCCCGAAGCGATCGCACAATTCTATGGAACGATCCAGATTTAGCGATAGATTGGCCCCTGAGTGAACCACCAATTTTATCAGCTAAAGACCAAGCGGGTAAATCTTTCAGAACTGCTGAAGTATTTGATTAA
- a CDS encoding glucose-1-phosphate thymidylyltransferase: protein MKALILSGGKGTRLRPLTYSGAKQLVPVANKPVLWYGIEEMVAAGITDIGIIISPETGAEVQGKTGNGENFGANITYIVQDKPLGLAHAVQIARPFLGDSPFVMYLGDNLIQLGELRYFLQQFSQQQPDALILLRSVANPSAFGVAQVDETGRVLQLIEKPKVPPSNLALVGVYFFSHLIYDAIANIQPSTRGELEITDAIQYLINQQKQVVAHNLQGWWLDTGKKDDLLEANRLILDTYLTASVVGEIDAQSQIIGRVQIGVKSKVINCTIRGPVIIGSNCHLENCFIGPYSSIANNVTLIDTDLEHSVILEGAKIVGIHQRIIDSVIGQRAQLNLAPRRPKALRFMIGDDCQIELT from the coding sequence ATGAAAGCACTAATTCTTTCTGGCGGTAAAGGTACACGCTTACGTCCCCTCACCTACAGCGGGGCAAAACAACTTGTACCAGTTGCTAACAAACCGGTTTTATGGTATGGCATTGAAGAAATGGTCGCGGCTGGTATTACTGATATTGGCATCATCATCAGTCCAGAAACCGGGGCAGAAGTCCAAGGAAAAACCGGAAATGGAGAAAACTTTGGAGCGAACATTACCTACATCGTACAAGATAAGCCACTTGGACTTGCTCACGCCGTCCAAATCGCTCGTCCTTTTTTAGGAGATTCTCCCTTTGTTATGTACTTAGGAGATAACCTGATTCAACTAGGTGAGTTACGTTACTTTCTGCAACAATTTAGCCAACAACAGCCAGATGCTTTGATTCTCTTACGTTCAGTTGCTAACCCTAGTGCCTTTGGTGTGGCTCAGGTGGATGAAACAGGACGGGTATTACAGTTAATTGAAAAACCCAAAGTTCCTCCTTCAAATCTGGCATTGGTAGGGGTTTATTTCTTTTCTCACCTTATTTATGATGCGATCGCAAATATTCAACCTTCCACCAGAGGCGAGTTGGAAATCACCGATGCTATTCAATACCTGATTAATCAGCAAAAGCAGGTTGTAGCCCACAATCTCCAAGGCTGGTGGTTAGATACTGGTAAAAAAGATGATTTATTAGAAGCTAATAGATTGATTCTCGATACTTATCTGACAGCATCAGTTGTGGGCGAAATTGATGCCCAAAGTCAGATTATTGGACGAGTCCAAATCGGGGTAAAATCTAAAGTAATTAACTGCACAATTCGGGGGCCAGTAATCATTGGTAGCAATTGTCATTTAGAAAACTGCTTTATTGGCCCTTATAGTAGCATCGCTAACAATGTCACACTCATTGATACTGATTTAGAACACAGCGTTATTTTAGAAGGTGCTAAAATTGTCGGCATCCATCAGCGCATTATTGATAGTGTGATTGGACAAAGGGCACAATTGAATCTTGCACCCCGTCGCCCTAAAGCCTTGCGATTTATGATTGGCGATGACTGTCAAATTGAACTAACGTGA